In one Pseudomonas sp. Teo4 genomic region, the following are encoded:
- a CDS encoding HAD family hydrolase yields the protein MNHDLMQRGKAIKLAVFDVDGVLTDGRLYFLEDGSEFKTFNTLDGQGIKMLMASGVTTAIISGRKTPVVERRAKNLGIPHLFQGREDKLVVLDGLLAELGLSYEQVAYLGDDLPDLPVIRRVGLGMAVASAAPFVRQHAHGVTQARGGEGAAREFCELIMQAQGTLDAANANYL from the coding sequence ATGAACCACGACCTGATGCAACGCGGCAAGGCCATCAAGCTGGCCGTCTTCGACGTCGACGGTGTCCTCACCGACGGCCGCCTGTACTTCCTCGAAGACGGCAGCGAATTCAAGACCTTCAACACCCTGGACGGCCAAGGCATCAAGATGCTCATGGCCTCCGGCGTGACCACGGCGATCATCAGCGGGCGCAAGACCCCGGTGGTCGAGCGCCGGGCCAAGAACCTGGGCATCCCGCACCTGTTCCAAGGCAGGGAAGACAAACTGGTGGTTCTGGACGGCCTGCTCGCCGAACTGGGCCTAAGCTATGAACAAGTCGCCTATCTGGGTGACGACCTGCCCGACCTTCCGGTGATTCGCCGGGTCGGCCTGGGCATGGCGGTGGCCAGCGCCGCGCCGTTCGTTCGCCAGCACGCCCACGGCGTGACCCAGGCACGCGGCGGCGAAGGGGCTGCCCGCGAGTTCTGTGAACTGATCATGCAGGCCCAGGGCACCCTGGACGCTGCCAACGCCAATTACCTGTAA
- the lptC gene encoding LPS export ABC transporter periplasmic protein LptC, producing MFSKKARNIALLAVIAALLVAIGYWNVSPESFLDKPAAQVDESAIDYYAINAHSVQFLPDGKLQYEMTADKVEHLTASEVTLLTKPDLHMYRGTEYPWHVQSERAEVNPDGSEVELIDQVRVARTDEKQREMIITSSRMTVFPQKQYAQTEQAVRIDGAGGTTTGKGMKAYLKEGKMDLLSNVRGQYEAR from the coding sequence ATGTTCAGCAAGAAAGCCCGCAATATTGCGCTGCTCGCGGTCATTGCCGCCCTGCTGGTGGCAATCGGCTACTGGAACGTCAGCCCGGAGAGCTTCCTCGACAAGCCGGCGGCTCAGGTGGACGAGAGCGCGATCGACTACTATGCGATCAATGCCCATAGCGTGCAGTTTCTGCCCGATGGCAAGCTGCAGTATGAGATGACCGCCGACAAGGTGGAGCACCTCACCGCCAGTGAAGTTACCCTGCTGACCAAACCCGACCTGCACATGTACCGCGGCACCGAGTACCCCTGGCATGTGCAAAGCGAGCGCGCCGAGGTCAACCCGGACGGCTCCGAGGTCGAACTGATCGACCAGGTTCGCGTTGCCCGTACCGACGAAAAGCAGCGCGAAATGATCATCACCAGCTCACGCATGACCGTGTTCCCGCAGAAGCAATATGCGCAGACCGAGCAAGCCGTTAGAATCGACGGCGCCGGTGGCACGACTACGGGCAAAGGAATGAAAGCGTATTTGAAAGAAGGCAAGATGGACTTGCTCTCTAACGTAAGAGGACAGTATGAGGCTCGTTAA
- the lptA gene encoding lipopolysaccharide transport periplasmic protein LptA, translating into MRLVKTLPLLLSLSAALGSASAFALPNDRDQPIRIQADNAHLDDKQGVATYTGDVIITQGSMMIKGNTVTITRAQSGDIDVVTSVGNLAYFEQQQSAAKPDKMKGWAVTIQYQAQKDMVILTDRAKVENEGNTTEGEKIVYNTKTQVATAGRGGNVTAPRQRIDMVIQPKKKAE; encoded by the coding sequence ATGAGGCTCGTTAAAACCCTCCCCCTTTTGCTCAGCCTGAGCGCAGCACTGGGAAGCGCGAGCGCCTTCGCCCTGCCGAACGACCGTGACCAGCCGATCCGCATCCAGGCCGACAATGCTCACCTGGACGACAAGCAAGGTGTGGCCACCTACACCGGCGATGTGATCATCACCCAAGGTTCGATGATGATCAAAGGCAACACCGTGACCATCACTCGCGCCCAGTCAGGCGACATCGACGTGGTGACCTCGGTGGGCAACCTGGCCTACTTCGAGCAGCAGCAGAGCGCCGCCAAGCCCGATAAAATGAAAGGCTGGGCCGTGACCATCCAGTACCAGGCGCAGAAGGACATGGTGATCCTCACCGACCGCGCCAAGGTCGAGAACGAAGGCAACACCACCGAAGGCGAGAAGATCGTCTACAACACCAAGACCCAGGTTGCGACCGCGGGCCGTGGTGGCAACGTGACTGCACCGCGTCAGCGTATCGACATGGTGATCCAGCCGAAGAAGAAGGCCGAGTAA
- the lptB gene encoding LPS export ABC transporter ATP-binding protein: MATLKAQHLAKSYKGRQVVRDVSLSIDSGQIVGLLGPNGAGKTTCFYMIVGLVQADQGRVRIDNLDVSHQPMHGRARAGIGYLPQEASIFRKLSVADNIMAILETRKDLDRDGRRKELESLLQEFHISHIRDNLGMSLSGGERRRVEIARALATAPKFILLDEPFAGVDPISVGDIKQIIHHLKAKGIGVLITDHNVRETLDICETAYIVNDGQLIAEGDAETILANDLVKEVYLGHEFRL, from the coding sequence ATGGCAACCCTCAAAGCCCAGCATCTGGCCAAGAGCTACAAGGGTCGGCAAGTCGTGCGCGACGTCAGCCTGTCGATCGACAGCGGCCAGATCGTCGGCCTGCTCGGCCCCAACGGCGCCGGCAAGACCACCTGCTTCTACATGATCGTAGGCCTGGTCCAGGCCGATCAGGGCCGCGTGCGCATCGACAACCTCGATGTCAGCCACCAACCGATGCACGGTCGCGCCCGTGCCGGTATCGGCTACCTGCCCCAGGAAGCCTCGATCTTCCGCAAGCTGTCGGTGGCCGACAACATCATGGCGATTCTCGAGACCCGCAAGGACCTCGACCGCGATGGCCGCCGCAAGGAGCTGGAAAGCCTGCTGCAGGAGTTCCACATCAGCCACATCCGCGACAACCTCGGCATGAGCCTGTCCGGTGGTGAGCGACGCCGCGTCGAGATCGCCCGGGCACTGGCAACCGCACCGAAGTTCATCCTGCTGGACGAGCCGTTCGCCGGTGTCGACCCGATTTCCGTGGGCGACATCAAGCAGATCATCCACCACCTCAAGGCCAAGGGCATCGGTGTTCTGATCACCGACCACAACGTCCGCGAGACCCTGGATATCTGCGAAACCGCTTACATCGTCAATGATGGTCAACTGATCGCCGAGGGCGATGCCGAGACCATCCTGGCCAACGATCTGGTCAAAGAGGTTTACCTGGGTCACGAGTTCCGGCTCTGA